The window TCGCGAATCTCCACCGAGTAAGTCAGCCCGCTGCGCGACGCGACGCGGAAGTTGGAGAAAATCGGATGCCGCGGGTCGGCGTTCGAGATCGTGAAGGACTCCTCGCGGGCGCGGAGGCGGCGCTTGTTGATTTCATCCGCATCGGTCGTGCGCCAATCATGCGCCGAAGGGATTTTGAGGTCGGAACTCGTCTTCGTCTTGAATGCCATGCCGCAATCATTCTGAGCGGGCGGGCAGAGTCAACGCGCAGTTGTTGGCGGTTTGTTCACGGGTTATTCACCGCACGCAAAAGTTCCTCACTGTTTTCACGCGACGCAAAGATTTCTGGCGTTGGAGTTCAAGCTTCAGCTTGCCCCACCCACCGCGCTGTGACGCCGCAACAAGCTGAAGCTTGAACTCCAACTTCGATTACGGCTGCGTCACGCTGTTTAACTCATCTCTCGGCAAGGTTGTTTCCAGGCTTGGCTTTTGGCGGCGGGGTATGGCTTATTTGCATCATGCCTGTGGCAATCAGCAAAGCGCGGCGGCCCGATCCGGTGATTCAGTTCTCCGTTTTCACACCCAACCGGCTCGGTCGTTTGCACGACCTCACCCGTCTGTTGGGCTCGCATGGCGTGCACGTCCTGGCGTTGACCGTGTTGGACGCAACCGACAACGCCATCATCCGCGGCGTGGTGGATGACCCGGACCTCGCCCGCAGATTGTTGGTGGAAAATAATTTTCCATTCACCGAAAGCGAACTGCTCGTGGTCGAAATCGATTCAGCGACAGACTTGCACCGGATCATGTCCGCGTTGCTCGAGGCCGAACTGAACATCAACTATCTCTACTCCTTCATCCCACACCCCAATGGCAAATCCCTCATCGGTCTGAACATGGAGGACAACGAAGTCGCCGAGCAAATCCTGCGACGGCATCAGTTCCGCGTGCTCAAACAATCGGATATCTCGCGCTAACCCGCGCGCAAAGAATTCTTGTTGCGTTGGGAATATTCAGGTTTCCTCTCGGAGTAATGCCAATGAAAAGAAGTTTACATGGCTCCCGGTTCTTCGCGCCCGGTCCGGTGGGTTGCCGTCGATGTCTTCGTGTTCGAATATCGATTCTGAGTTTGGGGATTATCTGGAGCTTGGCGCTTGGCGCTTGGGACTTCCGCGCCTGTGCGGCCGATCAAGCCCAATGGGGCGCGGCCTGGTCGCGCAACATGGTCTCGCCGGAAAAAGGCCTCCCGGATTCATTTGATCCCAAGACGGGCAGGAACATCAAGTGGTCGGTTCGGCTCGGCACTGAGACGCATTCCACGCCGGTCGTCGCCGGTGGTCGCGTGTTCATCGGCACGAACAACGGCGAACCGCGCGATCCCAAGCATCAAGGCGACCGCGGCGTGTTGATGTGCTTCGACGAGAAGACGGGAAAATTCCTGTGGCAACTCGTCGTGCCCAAGCGCGAGGAAGACCCTTACTTCGATTGGCCCAAGAGCGGGATTTCTTCGCCCGCCACCGTTGAAGGCGACCGCGTTTATATCGTCAGCAACCGCGGCGAGGTGCTGTGTCTCGATGCGCACGGCATGGCCAACGGCAACGAGGGTCCGTTCCGCGATGAAGCCGCGCACATGACGCCGCCTGAGAATTCCGGTGCGCCACCCAAACCCGTCGCCGGCGCGGAGATCAATCCCCAGCCGCTGCGTCCTCCCGCCGACGGGGTGTTGCTCAAGCCCGGCCCGCTCGATGCCGACATCATCTGGCTCTTTGATCTGGTTTCCGACGCCGGCATCTGGCCGCATGATAGTGCGCACAGTTCGATTCTCATTCACGGGGACTATCTCTATCTCAACACCGGGACCGGCGTGGACAACACCCACAAGCGCATCCGCAGACCCGATGCGCCGAGCCTCATCGTGCTCGACAAGCGCACCGGCCAACTCGTGGCGCGCGACGACGAACACATCGCGCCCGATATTTTCCACTGCACCTGGTCATCGCCGTCGCTCGGCGATGTGAATGGACGTCCGCTGATTTTCTTCTGCGGCGGCAATGGAGTTGTCTATGCGTTTGAAGCAGTCGGAAAGGGAGTAATGGAGTCAGGGAGTAATGGGGTGGTGGGCCTGAGTAAATCGGCGCAACGCTCCAGCTCTCCAACACTCCAATCCCCCGCGACGCTCCGCAAAGTCTGGCAATTCAAGTTCGACCCGACGTCGCCCACGGGAGACGTTCACCCGTATCTCAGCAATCGCCGCGAAGGCCCGAGCAACATCTACGGCCTGCCCGTCTTCCATCGCAACCGCATCTACGTCGCAGGCGGCGGCGATGTTTTTTGGGGCAAGAACGAGGCTTGGCTGAAGTGCATTGACGCAGCAGGCCTCACCCGTCCTTTGGACACCCTCTCCCCATCCGATGGGGAGATGGACGGGGTGAGCGGCCTGCTCTGGTCTTACCCGCTGCAAAAACACGTCATGTCCACGCCGGCGGTGTATGACGGCCTGGTGTTCATCTCGGACTGCGGACGCACGATGCATTGCGTGGACGCGGACACCGGCCAGCCTTATTGGA of the Verrucomicrobiota bacterium genome contains:
- a CDS encoding acetolactate synthase gives rise to the protein MPVAISKARRPDPVIQFSVFTPNRLGRLHDLTRLLGSHGVHVLALTVLDATDNAIIRGVVDDPDLARRLLVENNFPFTESELLVVEIDSATDLHRIMSALLEAELNINYLYSFIPHPNGKSLIGLNMEDNEVAEQILRRHQFRVLKQSDISR
- a CDS encoding PQQ-binding-like beta-propeller repeat protein, producing the protein MKRSLHGSRFFAPGPVGCRRCLRVRISILSLGIIWSLALGAWDFRACAADQAQWGAAWSRNMVSPEKGLPDSFDPKTGRNIKWSVRLGTETHSTPVVAGGRVFIGTNNGEPRDPKHQGDRGVLMCFDEKTGKFLWQLVVPKREEDPYFDWPKSGISSPATVEGDRVYIVSNRGEVLCLDAHGMANGNEGPFRDEAAHMTPPENSGAPPKPVAGAEINPQPLRPPADGVLLKPGPLDADIIWLFDLVSDAGIWPHDSAHSSILIHGDYLYLNTGTGVDNTHKRIRRPDAPSLIVLDKRTGQLVARDDEHIAPDIFHCTWSSPSLGDVNGRPLIFFCGGNGVVYAFEAVGKGVMESGSNGVVGLSKSAQRSSSPTLQSPATLRKVWQFKFDPTSPTGDVHPYLSNRREGPSNIYGLPVFHRNRIYVAGGGDVFWGKNEAWLKCIDAAGLTRPLDTLSPSDGEMDGVSGLLWSYPLQKHVMSTPAVYDGLVFISDCGRTMHCVDADTGQPYWTHEITGEVWASPLVADGKVYLGTRGGQFWVFAASKEKKILSTMELGEPISATTTAANGVLYIATMTHLYAVQKGVGSK